The sequence GCCGTAGGCCGGGCCGTTGATCGCCGCAATGACGGGTTGGGGCATGGCTCGCATCGTAGGCACCAAATCCGACATATATTCCATGGCGCGGATGGCAATGCGTGACATGGTCAATCCCTCGGCGTTGGGCGGTACGCCATGGTCCTCGAGGTCCAATCCGGCACAAAACCCTTTTCCGGCACCAGTGAGGATCACGCAGTGAGTATCATTGTCGGCGGCCACCGAGGCGAAGGCTTCGTAGAGCGGCCCGACGGTATCAAATGACATCGCATTCATGCGTTCGGGTCGATTGAGAGTGATCAGAGAGACGTGGTCGATCGGTTTTTCAATTGTCACGTATGCCATGGGGCCAACCTATCGCAGGAAGTCTTTGCCGCACCAAGAGGTTGACGTCCTTCTTTGCTCAGGGGACACCTTGATCCATGGATGACACCACCCGCATTGGTGAAGTGAATATCGCCTGGGAAGAACATGGCCGGGGACCGGACACTCTGGTTTTGGTCCATGGCTTCACGGGTGCCCGGATTGATTTCGAGGATCATCTGGTCGGGCTTTCCGAGTCTCGCCGTGTGATCGCAGCCGATCACCGCGGGCATGGCGACTCGACGAACTTCGGGACCACCGAGGCCTACTCTCTGGAGATTCTGGCCAATGATCTGTTGGCATTTCTCGAGGAGGTGGCCGAGGGCCCGGTGGATCTTCTCGGACATTCGATGGGTGGCATGGTGGCTCTTCGCTGCGCTCTGCTTCGTCCCGCGATGTTTCGCTCGCTGGTGTTGATGGATACGGCCGCCGAGAGTCTGGGAGGTGACGGGCTCCCATCGGGCCTGGATCGATTGGTCCGGTCGCAAGGGCTTCTCGCGATGAACCGTAAAATGCCCCCCTTGCCGGAATCACGTCGGATGCGCGAGATATTTGGAGACGCGTGGTTCGAGGCGAATCAGGAGTCGCGCCTGAGCCGGATGGATCCGGAAGCCTTTATTGCTCTCTTTCCCGAGGTTTTTGGAGGTCCTTCTCTTTTGGACCGACTCGGCGAAATCCGGATTCCGACCACCGTGATGGTTGGTGCTGAAGATACGGCCTTCGTTCCGGCGGCAGTGCACCTCGCCGAAGGGATCGCCGGGGCGCGCCTCGAGCGGATCGAGGGCGCATGGCATAGCCCCCAGAGAACCCACCCCGAGATCTGGAGATCGCTCGTGGAAAGGCACCTTCGGGAGCGCGCCTGATAGGGAAAACGCTATGTTTTCCTTTTCCGGCGGCCGTGAATTCCCCAATTTCTCTGTTGCGTAATTAGCGGAGGATCTGCTTTTTTATATAGATACCGGCGTGATTTTTGCGCCCGCAGCTCTCAGGAAAACCCCATGAAAACGATCTTTTGCAAGCGCGTCCGGATGACTTTGTGTTTCGCCCTCCTCGCGGTCGGCCTCTCGCCGGCCCTTGCTGCCGCCACATGCGGTGACGGGATCGTCACCGTCGGCGAGACTTGCGATGATGGGGATCTATTTTCCGGGGACGGCTGTGACAGTGCCTGCCAGGTCGAAGCACAGAGGGTTTGTTTCGGTGAGCCCAGCACCTGTCCGGTGACCCAGAACGATCGGATTTCGCTTGGTGGGAATCACGGCTGCTTGCTGGATGGAGACTCCGATATTCAGTGCTGGGGGAACAATACGCACGACCAGCTGCTGGCCCCGCAGGGGAGTAATTTCAAGAAAGTCGTATCTGGTTATCGACACTCGTGTGCGCAGCGGTTGGACAACTCACTTTCTTGCTGGGGCAACGACGGGAGCGGCCGCGCAACCCCACCTCTGGGAGCTTTCGCCGATATTCAGGTTGGCTCCGAGCATTCCTGTGCGCTCGAGCGTCCCGAGGATGGCGGGGAGATTGTGTGTTGGGGGAGCAATACCAGCGGCAAGGCGACACCACCGGCCGGTTCATTTATCAGTATGGGGATTGGCCACTCGCACGGCTGTGCGATTCGCGCTGATCAGACAATCGAGTGCTGGGGTTCTGCTCTTTACGGCAGGACGGATGCCCCGACCGAGGGCAGCTTTGTGCAGGTCGCTGCCGGAGGCCGCAGCAGCTGCGCTCTTTTGGAGAACGATGACGCCATTTGCTGGGGGGCCGATGGCGATGGCCAGCTACAAGTCCCGTCGGGCGAGAAATTTTCCTCGATTACAGTGGGCGACAAGCATACCTGCGGTCTGACTCTGGACGGCCGCATTCGTTGCTTCGGGTCGGCGAGCTATCAACAGAATGAAGATCCGGAAGGCTTGTTCGTTGCTTTGGCCGCGGGTTGGCAGACCAACTGTGGCTTTCGCGAGAGTGGAATCGCATATTGTTGGGGTCGCAATAATAATAATGTTGGGGAGCCACCCAGCGGCGTGATGTTGCCCGAAGTCTGTGGCGACAACCTTCTCGTCGGAGAGGAGCAATGCGACGATGGGAATCTGGTCCCCGGAGACGGCTGTCGAGCCGATTGCACCGAGGAGCGCTGCGGCGACGGGATTCTCGATGAATTCGAAGCCTGCGAAAGTGGGCCCGACGGTTTTGAGGTTTGCTGCAATGAGGATTGCAGCTTTCGTGGTTCGGGCGTCGCTTGTCGAATATCGGAGGGCATTTGTGATCCGGCGGAATACTGTTCGGGGACCGCCGAGAGCTGT is a genomic window of Candidatus Binatia bacterium containing:
- a CDS encoding DUF4215 domain-containing protein, which produces MKTIFCKRVRMTLCFALLAVGLSPALAAATCGDGIVTVGETCDDGDLFSGDGCDSACQVEAQRVCFGEPSTCPVTQNDRISLGGNHGCLLDGDSDIQCWGNNTHDQLLAPQGSNFKKVVSGYRHSCAQRLDNSLSCWGNDGSGRATPPLGAFADIQVGSEHSCALERPEDGGEIVCWGSNTSGKATPPAGSFISMGIGHSHGCAIRADQTIECWGSALYGRTDAPTEGSFVQVAAGGRSSCALLENDDAICWGADGDGQLQVPSGEKFSSITVGDKHTCGLTLDGRIRCFGSASYQQNEDPEGLFVALAAGWQTNCGFRESGIAYCWGRNNNNVGEPPSGVMLPEVCGDNLLVGEEQCDDGNLVPGDGCRADCTEERCGDGILDEFEACESGPDGFEVCCNEDCSFRGSGVACRISEGICDPAEYCSGTAESCPADAKSESSCRSAVGSCDVEEFCDGSSNDCPVDALELPGSLCRGLQGNCDLAEVCSGDSGLCPADMKRTDTCRIAGGICDVAEVCDGVGNQCPSDQKYGSETSCRSSAYDCDAEEFCDGLNHACPADLEAAAGDPCPDDGIFCTEDRCDGSGSCTHLPGRAGVECRASSGACDVAEVCDGANASCPDDSGLPDADEDGTCDAQDLCPDIFDPDQTDSDGDGDGDFCDICTASGEPISPQVKISKLTTGDGDDKFLLKGFMVFDAPPVFDPRDNGVRLLVEDANGASVVDATIPGGAFSPVTRSGWIPLKNGGYRFRSRELIAGAVQKVILKRTGRDPNAIAFKVTGAKGSFAFPEMQLPLMATLTLDPDPEMAAVCAEMAFSAAKPGPYCSLRNGNSVVLCR
- a CDS encoding alpha/beta hydrolase translates to MDDTTRIGEVNIAWEEHGRGPDTLVLVHGFTGARIDFEDHLVGLSESRRVIAADHRGHGDSTNFGTTEAYSLEILANDLLAFLEEVAEGPVDLLGHSMGGMVALRCALLRPAMFRSLVLMDTAAESLGGDGLPSGLDRLVRSQGLLAMNRKMPPLPESRRMREIFGDAWFEANQESRLSRMDPEAFIALFPEVFGGPSLLDRLGEIRIPTTVMVGAEDTAFVPAAVHLAEGIAGARLERIEGAWHSPQRTHPEIWRSLVERHLRERA